TTCACTTCTTTTAGTTTCCACGCAGTGAAGAATCTAACAACTGCAGAAGGAGGAGCGGTTGTCTGGAGAGATATACCTGAAATTGATAATGACTGGATATATCATCAGTATCAGCTGTTATCATTGCATGGTCAAACAAAGGATGCGCTTAATAAGACAAAGCTAGGAGCATGGGAATACGATATCATGTCACCATCCTATAAATGTAATATGACAGATATTATGGGTGGAATAGGCTTGGCTCAATTTAAGAGATATCCAGAAATGTTAGCAAGAAGAAAAGAGATTATATCTCAATATAATGTGACACTTAAGCCATTGGGGATAGAGGTGCTCAATCATTATAGCGATGATCATCAGTCAAGTGGACACCTGTATCTCACAAGAATTCCAGGATTAAATCTAGAACAGAGAAATCATATTATAGAGAAGATGGCAGAGAAAGGCATAGCATGCAATGTGCATTATAAGCCATTGCCATTATTAACAGCATATAAGAATCTTGGCTTTGATATTAAGGACTATCCAAATGCCTATGATATGTATAAGAATGAAATCACATTGCCACTTCATACACATCTAAGTGATGAGGATGTCAATTATGTGATTCAGTGTATAAAGGAGGTAATTGGATGTATTTAATAGTAGGTGGGACAAGTTTTATAGGAGTATATGTAGTTGATGAACTACTATCTCACAATTGTAAAATAGCCGTAACGGGCAGAAATAATAAATTTAAAAATTATTTTCTTTCAAAAGGAGTTCCATATTACAATTTGGATTTAACTAATAAAGATGATTTTAATAGTTTACCTAAAAAAAATATAGAAGGTGTTATTTTATTGGGTGGGCTATTACCTGCAAATGTAAATTTGGGTCAGTGTGAAGAAAATGCTGCTGATTACTTTCTAGTAAATACTATAGGAACTATAAATTTATTAGAATATTGTAGAGAAAATGGTATAAAAAGAGTTATTTCTACAACATCATATGCCGATGTGATAAATTCATGGTCAAAAGATAGGGCACTTACAGAAGAAGAACCAAGAAATTACAAATATGATGGAGACCATGCAGTATATGTTTTTTCTAAGAATGCTGCCAATGATGTGCTTGAATATTATAATCAACAATATGGAATGAGAAATGCAGTATTTAGATTTCCGATGGTTTTAGGAGTTGGACCACATGGCTATTATAGTGTTAATGGTCAACAACAGAAATCGGGTTTCCAAATATTTTTGGATAATTCTATTAATGGAGAAGATATTTGTATATTTGGGGATTCATCAACGATTAGGGATGTCGTGTATATCAAAGATGTAGCTAAGGCTTTTTACCTAGCACTTAAGAGTGAAAAAACATATGGGCTATATAATATAACTTCTGGTAGAGGATTATCGTTGTTAGAGCAAGCAAATATAATGGCGGAAATATTTAAAACTGAAAAAAAATCAAATATTATACTAAAACCAGAAATAGCCAATCATTCAAAATC
The sequence above is drawn from the Candidatus Stoquefichus sp. SB1 genome and encodes:
- a CDS encoding DegT/DnrJ/EryC1/StrS family aminotransferase, coding for MKKRIIPFSPPDMGDNEINEVIGTLKSGWITTGPKVKEFEKEIAQFCHTSQAVCLNSATACMEMTLRMLGVGPGDEVITSAYTYTASCSVICHVGATPVLVDVSKDSYEMDYDQLADKITDRTKVIIPVDLAGIMCDYDRIFEVVEARKELFHPSNQLQKAFGRIIVMADAAHAFGAERKGKMCGEVADFTSFSFHAVKNLTTAEGGAVVWRDIPEIDNDWIYHQYQLLSLHGQTKDALNKTKLGAWEYDIMSPSYKCNMTDIMGGIGLAQFKRYPEMLARRKEIISQYNVTLKPLGIEVLNHYSDDHQSSGHLYLTRIPGLNLEQRNHIIEKMAEKGIACNVHYKPLPLLTAYKNLGFDIKDYPNAYDMYKNEITLPLHTHLSDEDVNYVIQCIKEVIGCI
- a CDS encoding NAD-dependent epimerase/dehydratase family protein, which codes for MYLIVGGTSFIGVYVVDELLSHNCKIAVTGRNNKFKNYFLSKGVPYYNLDLTNKDDFNSLPKKNIEGVILLGGLLPANVNLGQCEENAADYFLVNTIGTINLLEYCRENGIKRVISTTSYADVINSWSKDRALTEEEPRNYKYDGDHAVYVFSKNAANDVLEYYNQQYGMRNAVFRFPMVLGVGPHGYYSVNGQQQKSGFQIFLDNSINGEDICIFGDSSTIRDVVYIKDVAKAFYLALKSEKTYGLYNITSGRGLSLLEQANIMAEIFKTEKKSNIILKPEIANHSKSFLFSIEKANRDFGYNPKYSDFRVMMEDYKKDLQANKYIDLFKY